A part of Phoenix dactylifera cultivar Barhee BC4 chromosome 2, palm_55x_up_171113_PBpolish2nd_filt_p, whole genome shotgun sequence genomic DNA contains:
- the LOC103716266 gene encoding uncharacterized protein LOC103716266 produces MKANRSGVRPFGQTTLLSSFVSASRHPNEDARSKPSKQSVSLSEFLNRKIAKTTSRSIKVKQSTFASIGSGNKDLGRQRDDAAGGGLVLDEASFRRFNRPAKDECSIGTSGVSGVGGFESESTGVNQDSRKRKDPCGVPSGDDERDSTPKYLVILGDDPKPRPKKREKRFIDQGSKPLYNHYANGCGWWDGDKEGVDSEEVGCNEVWEAMGSTTLGGLQWH; encoded by the exons GCAAATCGGTCAGGTGTGAGGCCGTTTGGCCAGACtacccttctctcctctttcgtctccgCATCAAG GCATCCCAATGAAGACGCACGATCAAAGCCATCGAAGCAATCGGTGTCGCTATCCGAGTTTTTGAATCGAAAGATCGCAAAAACTACCAGCAGATCGATTAAG GTGAAGCAGAGCACCTTTGCATCAATTGGGTCCGGCAACAAGGATTTGGGGCGTCAAAGAGATGATGCGGCCGGTGGGGGTTTAGTTCTTGATGAAGCTAGTTTCCGGCGATTCAATCGGCCGGCAAAAGATGAATGCAGCATTGGAACAAGCGGGGTTAGTGGAGTTGGAGGATTTGAGTCGGAATCTACTGGAGTTAACCAGGattcaaggaaaagaaaggaccCATGTGGAGTTCCTTCAG GTGATGATGAGAGGGATTCTACCCCAAAGTATTTAGTCATTCTTGGAGATGATCCAAAGCCCCgaccaaagaaaagagagaagaggttCATAGACCAGGGATCCAAACCCCTTTATAATCACT ATGCAAATGGATGTGGATGGTGGGATGGTGACAAGGAAGGAGTAGACAGTGAAGAGGTTGGCTGCAATGAAGTATGGGAAGCAATGGGATCTACCACCTTGGGGGGCCTGCAATGGCATTAA